In Mycobacterium sp. JS623, one genomic interval encodes:
- a CDS encoding type I polyketide synthase, with translation MSSGPESLPPNAIAITGIAGRFPGADSVSAFWRNLRRGEESIVTLAEDELIAAGVPDTALANPAYVRRAALLDGVAEFDAEFFGFTPQAARMMDPQHRLFLQCAWHALEDAGCDPAQFDGSIGVYGTSSASGYLLHNLMSHHDPNRIIGQGATFDMINLSMQNDKDYLATRVSHQFDLRGPALSVQTACSSSLVAVHLACQSISSGESDMALAGAASIRVPHRVGYWHDPGSMVSRSGHCRPFDVRADGTVFGSGVAVVVLKPLTRALEDGDRIHAVIRGSAINNDGSTKMTYAAPNAVGQAEVIAEAHAVADVDASTISYVETHGTGTPLGDPIEIEGLRQAFDLSTATRPGPCVIGSVKSNIGHLEVASGIAGLMKTILCLEHKALPGTLHYTSPNPELRLDRGMFVVRSEHSAWECGGVRRAGVSSFGVGGTNAHIVLEEAPPVPAPAVQNGPRVLLLSARTAESLQQFRSAIHAELSDADTELNLPDVAFTLANRRAADIRLAAVVKDQQDAAAVLAADEHDNVFIGEAPHHEPGSSSVAFIFPGQGAQHVGMAQGLYETEPVFAEHFDRCAAGFAEEMGIDLRGMVFDAAGRDLDRTDHAQPALFAVEYALALLVESYGVRPTALAGHSIGEYVAATVAGVFDLPMAIKAVSVRAQLMQAAPRGVMVAVPLSPEAATEHLTDAVDLATVNDPHSCVVAGSDEDIGEFSRRLARHGIVTRRVRTSHAFHSRLMEPVIDEFRGFLSRMTLCEPRIPLLSNVTGTWMSAADATSPANWARQIRTTVRFSDELDALLADPARVVVEVGPGGSLTGSAIRHPKWSNEHRAVRLMRHHAQNRNDHDTFLLGLGQLWSAGIEVDWTAGLGDSQPHRISLPGYPFERQRHWVDHKASVDGTAGTPVTNRAMMTRSGGSEPNTRTTNDGSQIEAVLQEIWSRCLGVDSINRNSNFFEVGGDSLIAISVAMNAANDGLDITPQDLYENQTVAALAESLAARYAAGLARQSTTDVLHPPAPPNISYFLEHGLREAGRWRVPLILRLRPDIQAEDVRAVLTAVTNHHDALRLRITQRAGTSEQHVADPQHFSELTTHSLAAGLTAGSVEERDAVLGILMDQIRTEDLCSAPLRAMFIRGVAGAPCCLAMSLHGMVNDNVSRDILFADIFTAFDQLLSGKIIALPPVTTPWREWSQRCAGLATHPAVVGSRDYWLNNSAKATLHIADSASCQPEVDDLARLSTTLTWSQTTEIDAARRELRVPIDAILLSALGRVIAAAVGDGSITVDLEGQGRSVLKPDVGVHRTIGWFTTIYPIDLPCRNSQDVTASEILDKVHDTLKAVPHYGIGYGLLRYMYAPTARMLGGIGRSDILFSYVGTIPELPHVSSTDAPVQFDGDTAMPVREAIPGLGHAIELRVYRFAGALHLDWWYDTRRVEPAMTQSLADGLPIALTELVQEAFAGTEFETGSVGLALVDLSSATSGIGERDGSTP, from the coding sequence ATGTCATCGGGCCCGGAATCGCTGCCGCCCAACGCGATCGCCATCACCGGTATCGCGGGCAGATTCCCCGGCGCCGACTCGGTATCGGCGTTCTGGCGTAATTTGCGCCGCGGCGAGGAGTCGATCGTGACGCTGGCGGAAGACGAGCTCATCGCGGCCGGCGTACCCGATACCGCCCTCGCCAACCCGGCGTATGTGCGGCGCGCGGCACTCCTAGACGGCGTTGCCGAGTTCGACGCGGAGTTCTTCGGTTTTACGCCGCAAGCCGCCCGAATGATGGATCCGCAACACCGCCTGTTTCTGCAGTGTGCATGGCATGCCCTGGAAGACGCCGGTTGCGACCCGGCGCAGTTTGACGGGTCGATTGGGGTGTACGGAACGAGCTCTGCCAGCGGATATCTGCTGCACAACCTGATGTCGCACCACGACCCGAATCGGATCATCGGGCAGGGCGCTACCTTCGACATGATCAACCTGTCGATGCAGAACGACAAGGATTATCTGGCGACTCGGGTGTCGCACCAGTTCGATCTGCGGGGTCCGGCACTCTCGGTCCAGACGGCATGCTCATCGTCACTGGTCGCGGTACACCTTGCCTGCCAAAGCATCTCGAGCGGTGAGAGTGACATGGCCCTTGCCGGCGCCGCGTCGATCCGCGTGCCCCACCGCGTCGGCTACTGGCATGATCCGGGCTCGATGGTGTCGCGGAGCGGGCATTGCCGGCCTTTCGACGTGAGGGCGGACGGCACGGTCTTCGGCAGCGGCGTCGCCGTCGTGGTGCTCAAGCCGTTGACGCGCGCCCTCGAAGACGGGGACCGCATCCACGCCGTCATCAGAGGATCGGCAATCAACAACGACGGGTCGACGAAGATGACCTATGCGGCGCCAAACGCCGTCGGCCAGGCAGAAGTAATCGCTGAGGCGCATGCGGTGGCGGACGTCGACGCGTCAACGATCAGCTATGTCGAAACTCACGGAACCGGAACGCCTTTGGGCGACCCAATCGAGATCGAAGGGCTGCGCCAGGCGTTCGACCTATCCACCGCAACCCGACCGGGGCCGTGCGTGATCGGTTCGGTCAAGTCGAACATCGGGCACCTCGAGGTCGCGTCCGGGATTGCGGGCCTGATGAAGACGATCCTTTGTCTCGAGCACAAGGCTTTGCCGGGGACACTGCACTACACGAGTCCGAATCCTGAACTGCGGCTTGACCGCGGCATGTTTGTCGTACGAAGCGAGCACAGCGCATGGGAATGCGGCGGCGTTCGCCGTGCGGGGGTCAGCTCATTCGGCGTCGGTGGCACCAATGCGCACATCGTGCTGGAAGAGGCACCCCCGGTGCCGGCGCCTGCCGTGCAGAACGGTCCGCGGGTCCTCCTGCTGTCAGCGCGGACGGCCGAATCTTTGCAGCAATTCAGGTCGGCGATACATGCCGAATTATCGGACGCCGACACTGAGCTCAACTTGCCTGATGTCGCGTTCACTCTTGCCAACCGCCGTGCGGCGGATATCCGACTGGCGGCAGTGGTCAAGGATCAACAGGATGCGGCGGCAGTGCTGGCCGCCGATGAACACGACAACGTGTTCATCGGCGAAGCGCCCCACCACGAGCCGGGTTCGAGTTCAGTGGCGTTCATCTTCCCCGGCCAGGGGGCGCAACACGTCGGGATGGCGCAAGGGCTCTACGAGACCGAGCCGGTGTTCGCCGAGCACTTCGATCGATGCGCGGCCGGGTTCGCCGAGGAGATGGGAATCGACCTTCGCGGAATGGTCTTCGACGCGGCGGGACGGGACCTGGACCGCACGGACCACGCCCAGCCCGCGCTCTTCGCAGTCGAGTATGCGCTGGCCCTGCTGGTCGAGTCCTACGGCGTTCGCCCGACGGCCCTCGCCGGACACAGTATCGGTGAGTATGTGGCAGCCACCGTCGCCGGAGTCTTCGATCTGCCGATGGCGATCAAGGCGGTGTCGGTGCGCGCCCAGCTGATGCAAGCCGCACCTCGTGGCGTCATGGTGGCGGTGCCATTGAGCCCCGAGGCGGCCACCGAGCACCTGACCGATGCCGTCGACCTTGCCACGGTCAACGACCCGCACAGCTGTGTCGTTGCCGGCTCTGACGAAGACATCGGCGAGTTTTCACGGCGCCTGGCCCGACACGGCATCGTCACTCGTCGCGTCCGCACATCGCATGCCTTCCATTCCAGGCTGATGGAGCCTGTCATCGACGAGTTCAGAGGGTTCTTGTCACGGATGACCTTGTGCGAACCGCGGATTCCGCTGCTCTCGAACGTCACCGGAACATGGATGTCGGCCGCCGACGCGACGAGCCCAGCTAACTGGGCACGCCAGATACGAACGACTGTCCGATTTTCCGACGAGCTCGACGCGCTGCTCGCCGATCCGGCTCGCGTGGTGGTCGAGGTCGGTCCTGGCGGCAGTCTGACCGGCTCCGCGATCCGACACCCGAAGTGGTCAAACGAGCACCGCGCCGTACGGCTGATGCGCCATCATGCCCAGAACCGCAACGATCACGACACATTCCTGCTCGGCCTCGGGCAGCTTTGGTCAGCGGGCATCGAAGTCGATTGGACGGCCGGGTTGGGAGACAGTCAGCCGCACCGGATCTCGCTTCCCGGTTATCCCTTCGAGCGACAACGGCATTGGGTTGATCACAAGGCCAGCGTCGACGGGACGGCGGGTACGCCCGTGACGAATCGTGCAATGATGACGCGGTCGGGTGGATCTGAGCCGAATACCCGTACAACCAACGACGGCTCGCAGATAGAGGCTGTCCTACAGGAGATTTGGTCGCGGTGCCTCGGCGTCGACTCGATCAACCGCAACTCCAATTTCTTCGAGGTCGGCGGCGACTCACTCATCGCGATCAGCGTCGCGATGAACGCCGCCAACGACGGACTCGACATCACGCCGCAGGACCTCTATGAGAACCAGACAGTCGCCGCGCTCGCCGAGAGCTTGGCCGCTCGGTACGCGGCGGGCCTGGCTCGTCAGTCGACAACGGATGTGCTGCATCCGCCTGCTCCGCCGAACATCTCGTACTTCCTCGAGCACGGGCTGCGGGAGGCGGGCCGGTGGCGCGTGCCGCTGATCCTCCGATTGCGCCCCGACATCCAGGCGGAGGATGTCCGCGCCGTGCTCACCGCTGTGACGAACCATCACGATGCGCTGCGCCTGCGGATCACTCAGCGAGCAGGAACGTCGGAGCAGCATGTCGCCGATCCACAGCACTTCTCCGAACTGACCACCCACTCCCTTGCCGCTGGCCTCACAGCGGGCAGTGTCGAGGAAAGGGACGCGGTGCTCGGCATTCTCATGGACCAGATCCGCACAGAGGACCTGTGCAGTGCACCGTTGCGCGCCATGTTCATCCGGGGGGTGGCGGGCGCACCGTGTTGTCTAGCGATGAGCCTGCACGGCATGGTGAACGACAACGTGTCCCGCGACATACTGTTCGCCGACATATTCACGGCCTTCGACCAGCTGTTGTCGGGCAAAATAATTGCACTGCCACCGGTCACCACACCATGGCGGGAATGGTCACAACGCTGCGCCGGGCTCGCCACGCATCCCGCCGTCGTCGGAAGCCGCGACTACTGGCTGAACAATTCCGCCAAAGCCACGCTGCACATAGCCGATTCGGCGTCCTGCCAACCGGAAGTCGACGACTTAGCGCGACTTTCAACCACGCTCACCTGGTCACAGACAACGGAGATTGACGCTGCCCGGCGGGAATTGCGCGTACCAATCGACGCCATCCTGCTAAGCGCATTAGGCCGAGTGATTGCGGCCGCTGTTGGTGATGGATCCATCACCGTGGACCTCGAGGGACAGGGTCGATCGGTCCTCAAACCCGACGTTGGCGTACACCGCACCATCGGCTGGTTCACAACCATTTACCCGATCGATCTACCCTGCAGGAACAGTCAGGACGTCACCGCGAGCGAGATTTTGGACAAGGTGCACGACACGCTGAAAGCGGTCCCGCACTACGGAATCGGTTACGGGCTGTTGAGATACATGTACGCCCCGACCGCACGGATGCTGGGCGGTATTGGGCGCTCGGACATTCTCTTCTCGTACGTCGGCACGATTCCGGAGCTGCCGCACGTTTCATCCACCGATGCTCCGGTGCAATTCGACGGCGACACGGCAATGCCGGTGCGGGAAGCCATCCCGGGCTTGGGCCATGCGATCGAACTGCGCGTCTACCGCTTCGCCGGCGCGCTACATCTGGACTGGTGGTATGACACCCGGCGAGTTGAACCGGCCATGACGCAGTCGCTAGCAGACGGCCTGCCGATCGCCCTGACGGAACTGGTCCAGGAGGCGTTCGCCGGAACCGAATTCGAGACCGGCAGTGTCGGATTGGCCTTAGTCGACTTGTCGTCGGCCACCAGCGGCATAGGAGAACGTGATGGCTCAACACCGTAA
- a CDS encoding ATP-binding cassette domain-containing protein produces MAQHRKAVVVDGIRKTFGSVVALDDISFDVGRGEVLGLLGPNGAGKTTTVDILSTLTRPDHGYAEVAGHDVVSDPAGVRRSIMLTGQHVAIDDMLTGRENIVMFGRLQGLVKSEARARAKDLLDHFELSDAADRRVSTYSGGMRRRIDIACGLVIRPEVVFLDEPTTGLDPRSRQSIWDLVSDFKQAGVATLLTTQYLEEADVLSDRIIVIDHGTIIAEGTADELKERTGATYCEIVPRDLKDVPAMAEALGPLLPTNARSALTPASDRIAMPAPEGPNTLVQVLRQLGAANIELLDIALRRPSLDEVFLALTTESNGGTPAKRGEAVMLS; encoded by the coding sequence ATGGCTCAACACCGTAAGGCGGTCGTCGTCGACGGGATCCGAAAGACGTTTGGCTCCGTTGTCGCCCTTGACGACATCAGTTTTGATGTCGGTCGCGGCGAAGTGCTCGGGTTGCTCGGACCCAATGGGGCAGGCAAGACGACAACAGTGGACATTCTGTCGACGCTGACGCGGCCGGATCACGGCTATGCGGAGGTCGCCGGCCATGACGTCGTGTCCGATCCCGCAGGAGTGCGCCGGTCAATCATGCTGACCGGGCAGCACGTCGCCATTGACGACATGCTGACCGGTAGAGAGAACATCGTGATGTTCGGCCGATTGCAAGGCTTGGTGAAATCGGAGGCACGGGCGCGGGCGAAGGATCTGCTCGACCACTTCGAGCTGTCCGACGCAGCCGACCGCCGCGTCAGCACGTATTCCGGCGGGATGCGCCGGCGGATCGACATCGCGTGCGGACTCGTGATCCGTCCCGAAGTGGTGTTCCTCGATGAACCCACAACAGGACTGGACCCTCGTAGCAGGCAAAGCATTTGGGACCTGGTCTCTGACTTCAAACAGGCCGGCGTCGCCACGTTGCTGACTACGCAGTACCTCGAGGAGGCCGACGTGCTCAGTGACCGCATCATCGTGATCGATCACGGCACGATCATTGCGGAGGGAACTGCCGATGAACTCAAAGAGCGTACGGGAGCGACCTACTGCGAGATCGTCCCGCGCGATTTGAAGGATGTGCCCGCGATGGCCGAGGCGCTCGGCCCCTTATTGCCCACGAATGCCCGGTCCGCGCTGACGCCTGCATCCGACCGTATTGCGATGCCCGCACCCGAAGGGCCGAACACTCTCGTGCAGGTGCTGCGCCAGCTCGGCGCCGCCAACATCGAGTTGCTCGACATCGCTCTGCGGCGGCCATCACTTGACGAGGTATTCCTCGCGCTGACAACCGAAAGCAACGGTGGGACGCCCGCGAAACGCGGTGAAGCGGTGATGCTTTCGTGA
- a CDS encoding type I polyketide synthase: MAATAFSRIAAMTNAQRDALVDQFGKASRLAAAEPVAVVGIGCRFPCDVVGPERYWTFLADGRDAVGEVPPDRWDADAYYDPDLAAPGRMASKWGGFLREIAEFDADFFGISPREAEAMDPQQRVLLEVAFEALEHAGIATDHLGGIRAAVLMGVYYTEYQGISAANPDAIDAYCATGNAHSITVGRIAYTLGLRGPAVAVDTACSSSLVSIHLACQSLRLRESDVALAGGVNLILRPETQLALSKWGMLSPRGRCRAFDAGADGFVRGEGAGVVVLKRLIDAVSDGDRVLAVVRGSAVNQDGRSNGLTAPNALAQQDVISRALQSADVTASSVNLIETHGTGTALGDPIEFDALAAVYGRGDGPCALGAVKTNFGHLEAAAGIAGFIKAVLALQRSRIPTNLHFTHWNPAIDPVPTRLFVPTETTAWPQCAGPRRAAVSSFGLGGTNAHVVLEQGPDPLSSSRDGESPAVTTLVVSGKTSERLASTAAMLADWIEGDGSSVALSAVAETLNHRARYAICATVCGRDRGEAVDGLRALAAGRSAPGVQERRGESRGPGIVFVYSGQGSQWAGMGRRLLADEPSFAAAVAELEPIFVAQCGFSLQHVLQAGEPIAGIDHIQPVLVGIHLALTQLWRSYGVQPDAVIGHSMGEVSAAIVSGALTVADGLRVIATRSRLMARLSGQGAMALLESDAPATEALIADHPDVALAVYASPRQTVIAGPPDEVDSLIAAVTAQNRLARRIDVDVASHHPTIDPILPELLGALADLDPVTPKIPLISATAPAGQPPAFDASYWVANVRNPVRFAQAVAVAAENHSTFIEISPHPLLTHALTEAIESVRPGGNGFVTGTLNRDDDETLTFHTQLVGVQTPTGSTGSRSRLADVPPTPWQHQRYWLANRPTGQMPTGAHLLLGMHVEMPSGHDHVWQADVGTDAVGWLADHRVHGQPVMPAAGFAEIALAAGSEALSLPPAGVAVTRLEVEQMLPLNGETRVTTQLTRSADDEIRIEIHSRSTGGHWCRHAVAQVEATQPSHRAVLANEEADPGTEVAVGDFYSALRRTGAQHGPAFAALTRIVRRDNGSAETEIALPDTATAHRGLRIHPVMLDAALQTLAAAMPAETLDASTEVTYLPVSIDRIQLLGAVGRRGRCRAELVSLDDDGAGKLGRITLMDASGTPTAEISGVYLRRVERRAVPLPLDQKIFDTGWLECPTPARNDVLPAGSWLLLHNDSDSEALADAFATRLGSPSMRVITEDLFDEAAVLEAFAKTASAPGLPPAGVVILVGGHLFDGTAAPDALQRTRELIWAISTTLRAVIGGWHGQSPRLWLVTRSGLAVTKDESGDPGIGALRGLVRVLAYEHPDLHTTLVDVGPADDAVATVTTELQSPAADDVIAWRGGRRYVERLRRAALSVAVHDPVVRRDGSYVVTGGLGGLGMVVARWLVDRGAGRVVLNGRTPPSDAQEADLADLRAHTEITFVAGDIASPGVAEQLVCTAEENGLPLRGVMHAAAVIEDALVATLNKESLGRVWAPKAEGALRLHEATAHRQLDWWAGFSSVASLLGSPGQGAYACANAWLDALVEWRRTSGLPAIALNWGQWSEVGVARSLRFGVLDPISPAEGVAALDSLLGSDLVRVGITRLRLDRAAAAFPEIRKLGYFAEMVEELDAIDSGGDWPGVDALRELTPDDVDRIVTERLRQRISAIMGYPDQSAIPGTKPLTEIGMDSLMAVRIRNTLRDDFGVEPAVALLLQGASLGDLANELTQQLGLGSHDDADRPNALRDRAHQRAAARQRAATRRKVGQRV, translated from the coding sequence ATGGCAGCCACCGCCTTCAGCCGGATCGCTGCTATGACCAACGCCCAGCGCGACGCGCTGGTGGATCAGTTCGGCAAGGCGTCACGGCTCGCCGCAGCCGAACCCGTGGCGGTGGTGGGCATCGGTTGCCGCTTCCCGTGTGATGTTGTAGGACCCGAACGTTATTGGACTTTCTTGGCCGATGGCAGAGATGCGGTCGGTGAGGTGCCGCCGGATCGCTGGGACGCTGACGCCTATTACGACCCGGACCTCGCCGCGCCGGGGCGCATGGCTTCCAAATGGGGAGGGTTCCTGCGCGAAATCGCGGAGTTCGACGCCGATTTCTTCGGGATCTCTCCCCGCGAAGCCGAAGCAATGGACCCGCAGCAACGCGTGCTGTTGGAGGTGGCCTTCGAAGCGCTCGAGCATGCTGGCATCGCGACCGACCACCTCGGCGGGATTCGGGCCGCGGTGTTGATGGGAGTGTATTACACTGAGTATCAAGGTATTTCGGCGGCGAATCCAGACGCGATAGACGCCTATTGCGCCACCGGCAACGCCCACAGCATCACGGTGGGGCGCATCGCCTACACGTTGGGACTGCGCGGTCCCGCGGTTGCGGTTGACACAGCGTGCTCATCGTCGCTGGTGTCGATCCATCTGGCCTGCCAGAGCCTACGGCTGCGCGAGAGCGATGTCGCCCTCGCCGGCGGCGTCAATCTCATCTTGCGCCCGGAAACGCAACTCGCGCTGTCTAAATGGGGGATGTTGTCGCCGCGGGGCCGGTGCCGCGCATTTGACGCTGGGGCGGACGGCTTCGTGCGCGGCGAGGGTGCGGGGGTTGTTGTACTCAAGCGCCTCATCGATGCGGTGAGTGACGGGGACAGGGTGCTTGCAGTCGTACGTGGCTCGGCGGTCAATCAGGATGGCCGCTCCAACGGTCTCACCGCGCCGAACGCGCTGGCGCAGCAAGACGTGATCTCGCGCGCATTGCAGTCGGCCGATGTGACCGCGAGCTCGGTCAATCTCATTGAGACGCACGGCACGGGTACCGCGCTGGGTGATCCAATCGAGTTCGACGCGTTGGCCGCGGTCTACGGCCGGGGAGACGGCCCGTGCGCCTTGGGAGCGGTGAAGACGAACTTCGGTCACCTCGAGGCCGCAGCCGGGATCGCCGGGTTCATCAAAGCGGTTCTGGCGCTGCAGCGCAGTAGGATTCCGACGAACCTTCATTTCACACATTGGAACCCGGCCATCGACCCGGTGCCGACGCGGCTGTTCGTTCCCACAGAGACCACGGCGTGGCCGCAGTGTGCAGGTCCGCGGCGCGCCGCGGTGTCGTCGTTCGGTTTGGGTGGCACCAATGCGCATGTGGTGCTGGAGCAGGGACCTGATCCGTTATCGTCGTCGCGCGACGGTGAGTCTCCCGCGGTGACGACATTGGTCGTGTCGGGCAAGACGTCTGAGCGGCTGGCGTCGACGGCTGCGATGCTGGCGGATTGGATCGAAGGCGACGGGTCAAGTGTGGCGTTGTCGGCCGTAGCCGAGACGCTCAACCACCGAGCCCGCTACGCGATATGCGCCACAGTGTGCGGACGCGATCGTGGTGAGGCAGTCGATGGGTTGCGCGCGCTGGCCGCCGGCCGATCCGCACCGGGGGTGCAGGAGCGGCGAGGCGAGTCGCGGGGCCCGGGCATCGTGTTCGTGTACTCGGGTCAGGGCTCGCAGTGGGCCGGAATGGGCAGGCGATTGCTGGCCGACGAGCCTTCTTTCGCCGCGGCAGTGGCCGAATTGGAGCCAATTTTCGTTGCGCAGTGCGGCTTTTCGCTGCAGCACGTCCTGCAGGCCGGTGAGCCGATAGCCGGTATCGATCACATCCAGCCAGTCCTCGTCGGTATTCACCTGGCGTTGACGCAACTGTGGCGCTCGTACGGGGTGCAACCGGATGCCGTCATTGGTCACTCGATGGGGGAGGTGTCGGCGGCCATCGTCTCCGGAGCGCTGACTGTTGCCGACGGACTGCGCGTGATAGCGACGCGGTCGCGGTTGATGGCGCGGCTGTCCGGCCAGGGTGCGATGGCACTGTTGGAATCGGATGCGCCGGCCACCGAAGCGTTGATCGCCGACCACCCCGACGTCGCGCTGGCGGTATACGCCTCACCGCGTCAAACGGTGATCGCTGGACCGCCCGACGAAGTCGACTCGTTGATCGCGGCCGTCACGGCGCAGAATCGGCTCGCACGACGCATCGACGTGGACGTGGCTTCTCACCATCCGACTATCGATCCGATACTGCCCGAGTTACTCGGTGCCCTGGCGGATTTGGATCCTGTCACCCCGAAGATCCCGCTGATCAGTGCCACCGCGCCTGCCGGTCAGCCGCCGGCATTCGACGCGTCCTACTGGGTTGCAAATGTCCGCAACCCGGTACGATTCGCGCAGGCGGTGGCGGTTGCCGCGGAGAACCACTCCACGTTCATCGAGATCAGTCCCCATCCGCTGCTGACTCATGCGCTCACAGAAGCCATCGAATCGGTCAGGCCGGGCGGGAATGGTTTTGTCACCGGCACTTTGAACCGCGACGACGACGAAACATTGACCTTCCACACGCAACTCGTCGGCGTTCAGACGCCGACGGGTAGTACCGGTAGCCGGAGCCGGCTGGCCGACGTCCCGCCCACACCATGGCAACATCAACGCTACTGGTTAGCGAACCGGCCGACGGGCCAGATGCCGACCGGTGCCCACCTGCTGCTGGGCATGCACGTCGAAATGCCTTCGGGTCACGACCACGTTTGGCAGGCCGACGTGGGAACCGATGCCGTCGGCTGGTTGGCGGACCACAGAGTACACGGCCAGCCCGTCATGCCCGCAGCAGGTTTTGCCGAAATCGCGCTTGCCGCAGGCAGCGAAGCTCTCAGCCTGCCGCCGGCAGGGGTGGCGGTGACCCGGCTCGAAGTGGAGCAGATGCTGCCACTGAACGGCGAGACACGGGTGACAACACAGCTCACCCGAAGCGCGGACGACGAAATACGAATCGAGATCCATTCCAGGTCAACGGGCGGTCATTGGTGTCGCCACGCGGTGGCACAAGTCGAGGCAACGCAGCCCTCGCATCGTGCGGTTCTGGCCAACGAGGAGGCGGACCCAGGAACTGAGGTGGCAGTTGGGGATTTCTACAGTGCGCTGCGCCGCACGGGCGCACAACACGGCCCAGCCTTTGCGGCGTTGACTCGGATCGTGAGGCGGGACAACGGATCCGCCGAGACCGAGATCGCACTGCCCGACACGGCTACCGCACACCGAGGCCTCCGAATCCATCCCGTGATGCTCGACGCAGCGCTGCAAACACTTGCTGCCGCCATGCCCGCCGAAACACTGGACGCCTCAACGGAAGTCACATACCTGCCGGTTTCGATCGATCGCATTCAGCTGCTCGGCGCGGTGGGGCGGCGAGGGCGCTGCCGCGCGGAACTCGTCAGCCTGGACGACGACGGCGCCGGCAAGCTGGGGCGTATCACGCTGATGGACGCGTCGGGGACACCAACGGCGGAGATCAGCGGGGTGTATCTGCGACGCGTCGAACGCCGAGCGGTGCCATTGCCACTGGACCAGAAGATATTCGATACCGGCTGGCTGGAGTGCCCTACGCCGGCGCGTAACGATGTGTTGCCTGCCGGCAGTTGGTTATTGCTGCACAACGACTCCGATAGCGAGGCACTGGCAGACGCCTTCGCGACCCGCCTCGGCTCACCGAGTATGAGAGTAATCACCGAAGACCTGTTTGATGAGGCCGCGGTGCTCGAGGCGTTCGCGAAGACCGCCTCAGCTCCTGGACTTCCGCCCGCCGGGGTAGTCATCCTGGTCGGAGGGCACCTATTCGACGGCACTGCCGCACCCGACGCGCTTCAGCGTACGCGCGAATTGATCTGGGCCATCTCGACGACGCTGCGGGCGGTCATCGGCGGCTGGCATGGGCAATCGCCGAGGTTGTGGTTGGTCACTCGCAGCGGTCTCGCGGTTACAAAAGATGAGTCGGGCGATCCGGGGATCGGTGCGCTTCGAGGCCTCGTACGTGTGCTCGCCTACGAGCACCCGGATCTGCACACCACGCTGGTCGATGTGGGCCCGGCGGACGATGCCGTTGCCACGGTCACCACTGAACTTCAATCACCGGCCGCCGACGATGTGATCGCCTGGCGTGGCGGGCGCAGATACGTCGAACGACTGAGGCGCGCGGCCCTGAGTGTTGCAGTCCACGATCCGGTTGTCCGGCGCGACGGCTCATACGTCGTCACCGGTGGCCTCGGTGGCCTTGGCATGGTCGTCGCGCGGTGGCTCGTTGACAGGGGAGCCGGCCGGGTCGTCCTCAACGGCCGCACTCCGCCCTCAGATGCGCAGGAGGCTGACCTGGCCGACCTGCGTGCTCATACCGAAATCACGTTCGTCGCAGGCGATATCGCGTCACCCGGAGTGGCGGAGCAGCTGGTGTGTACTGCCGAAGAGAACGGACTGCCGTTGCGCGGAGTAATGCACGCCGCTGCCGTCATCGAGGACGCTCTGGTGGCGACTCTCAACAAGGAAAGCTTGGGCCGCGTGTGGGCGCCGAAAGCGGAGGGCGCGCTGCGGCTGCACGAAGCGACTGCACACAGGCAGCTCGACTGGTGGGCGGGCTTTTCGTCGGTGGCCTCCTTGCTCGGCTCGCCGGGGCAGGGCGCGTACGCGTGCGCCAACGCATGGCTCGACGCACTCGTCGAGTGGCGCCGAACTTCGGGTCTGCCTGCCATTGCGCTCAATTGGGGTCAGTGGTCAGAGGTCGGAGTCGCCCGGTCGCTGAGGTTCGGCGTACTTGATCCCATCAGCCCCGCTGAAGGTGTCGCAGCCTTGGATTCGCTGCTGGGCAGCGACCTCGTGCGGGTCGGTATCACCCGGCTGCGTCTTGATCGCGCGGCGGCAGCGTTTCCAGAGATCCGCAAGCTTGGTTACTTCGCCGAGATGGTTGAGGAACTCGACGCCATCGATTCCGGGGGCGATTGGCCCGGTGTGGATGCCCTGCGCGAACTCACGCCCGATGACGTCGACAGGATCGTCACAGAACGGTTGCGCCAGCGCATCTCGGCGATCATGGGCTACCCCGACCAGTCGGCAATTCCGGGAACGAAGCCGTTGACGGAGATCGGAATGGACTCGCTCATGGCGGTGCGCATCAGGAACACCCTTCGTGATGATTTCGGGGTGGAGCCAGCCGTGGCCCTCCTGTTGCAAGGTGCTTCGTTGGGAGATCTCGCCAATGAACTCACTCAACAGTTGGGCCTGGGCTCGCATGACGACGCGGACAGACCCAACGCGCTGCGCGACCGAGCGCATCAACGTGCCGCGGCACGCCAACGTGCCGCCACACGGCGAAAGGTAGGACAACGAGTGTGA